The following are encoded together in the Bacteroidales bacterium MB20-C3-3 genome:
- a CDS encoding succinate dehydrogenase cytochrome b subunit encodes MANIFTSSIGKKLVMSISGLFLILFLLVHLLANSAYLFGPEAFDTIIVIMSSPVVVAMVPVLAAGFAVHIIYALILNRMNYKARGKERYAVTHKGEADSWASKNMLVLGLIVLGFLVFHLSHFWAKMQLPEFTGGHAENVNDLMHITFGNTFIYISYIVWFAALWFHLTHGFWSALQTVGANNQKWIPRLKAVSYIYATVVCGGFVIIATTAFLRANGYIG; translated from the coding sequence ATGGCAAACATTTTCACATCGTCTATCGGCAAAAAGCTTGTAATGAGCATATCCGGACTATTTTTGATTTTATTTCTACTGGTACACCTACTGGCAAATTCCGCTTACCTTTTTGGGCCGGAGGCTTTTGATACAATTATTGTGATCATGAGTTCCCCAGTTGTTGTTGCTATGGTTCCGGTTCTGGCAGCAGGTTTTGCTGTTCACATTATCTATGCACTTATTCTTAACAGAATGAACTACAAAGCAAGAGGGAAAGAGAGATATGCTGTTACTCACAAGGGCGAAGCAGACTCATGGGCATCAAAAAACATGCTTGTACTGGGATTGATTGTTCTTGGTTTTCTGGTTTTCCACCTTTCACATTTCTGGGCTAAAATGCAGCTTCCGGAATTCACCGGTGGTCATGCAGAGAATGTTAATGATTTAATGCATATTACATTTGGCAACACTTTCATTTACATATCATATATTGTTTGGTTTGCAGCTCTGTGGTTCCATCTTACCCACGGATTCTGGAGTGCTCTTCAGACTGTTGGGGCTAATAACCAGAAATGGATTCCCAGACTAAAAGCAGTATCATATATATATGCAACTGTAGTTTGCGGAGGATTCGTGATAATTGCAACTACTGCGTTCCTCAGAGCTAACGGCTACATAGGCTAG
- the pyrH gene encoding UMP kinase: MKYKRVLLKLSGESLGGPDGQGIDEDMFEKYASEIKELTSMGVQVAVVIGGGNIFRGLSGVKMGFDRVRGDQMGMLATVINSIGLSLSLKGLGVEAVVYSATPMEPFANYYIRDCALSILERGGVAIIAGGTGNPFFTTDSASALRAVELSADILLKGTRVDGVYDSDPEKNRDAVKYHSLTYDKALADNLKVMDMTAFALCKENKMPIGVFNMNTAGNLLRIVKGESIGTIISTQ; the protein is encoded by the coding sequence ATGAAATACAAAAGAGTTCTGCTCAAATTGAGCGGAGAAAGTCTAGGAGGGCCGGATGGCCAAGGTATAGATGAGGATATGTTTGAAAAATATGCCTCAGAAATTAAAGAACTCACCTCTATGGGTGTTCAGGTAGCTGTAGTTATTGGAGGGGGTAATATCTTCAGAGGTCTCTCCGGTGTAAAGATGGGTTTTGACAGAGTGAGAGGTGACCAGATGGGGATGCTCGCAACAGTTATTAATAGTATAGGTCTCTCGCTATCTCTGAAGGGGCTGGGGGTTGAAGCTGTGGTATACAGTGCTACACCAATGGAACCCTTTGCAAACTATTATATAAGGGACTGTGCTCTGTCTATTTTAGAGAGAGGGGGTGTGGCTATTATCGCCGGGGGAACAGGTAACCCTTTCTTTACAACAGACTCTGCTTCTGCTCTCAGGGCAGTAGAGTTAAGTGCAGATATTCTTCTTAAAGGTACAAGGGTGGATGGCGTTTATGACAGTGATCCGGAGAAAAACAGGGATGCCGTAAAATACCATAGTTTAACTTATGACAAAGCTTTGGCTGATAATCTTAAAGTGATGGATATGACAGCTTTTGCTCTTTGTAAAGAGAATAAAATGCCAATAGGTGTTTTTAACATGAATACAGCAGGTAACCTTTTACGAATTGTTAAAGGGGAGAGTATAGGAACAATAATTTCCACACAATAA